CCCATCGCCAGAAGGACGGGAACCGAGGGGACCGGCAGACCCAACTGGTCGGCGGCTACGCTGAGGAACAGCACCACGTAGCCGTGTAGCAGCAGAAACCGGATGGTCTCCTCCATGCCGGGTCCTTCCCTCACCCCGCCGTCATGAAAAATCGCTCCGGCGATGGATCACTTGCTGCCCTTCACCGCGTGCCCGCCGAACTCGTTCCGCATCGCGGACAGGAGTTTGTCCGCGAAGGGCGCTTCCTCGCGCGACCGGAAGCGGTTTTGCAAGGCCATCGTGATGACGGGGAGGGAGACCCCCGTTTCGATCGCCTCGATCGCCGTCCAGCGGCCCTCGCCGGAGTCCGGCACGTACGCCGCGATCCCGTCCAGGCCGGGGTTCTTCGCCAGCGCGTCGGCCGTCAGGTCCAGCAGCCAGGAGCGGACCACGCTGCCGTGCCGCCAGATCTCGGCGATTCTGCCCAGGTCCAGGCCGAACCCGCTTTTCCGCCGCATCAGCTCGAACCCCTCGGCATACGCCTGCATCAGTCCGTATTCGATCCCGTTGTGGACCATCTTGACGAAGTGACCGGCCCCGCTCGGCCCGACGCGCCCCCACCCCTTATCGGTCGCCGGAGCCAGCGATTCGAGGATGGGCGCGATCCTCTTCACCGCCTCCTCCTCCCCTCCGACCATCATGCTGTACCCCTCGGACACCCCCCACACGCCGCCGCTGGTCCCGACATCGACGAACTGCAGCCCCTTTCCCTTGAGCGCCGCGGCGCGACGCATCGTGTCCTTGTAATTACTGTTCCCCCCGTCGATGACGACGTCCCCCGGGGAAAGGCGGTCCGCCAGGGCCGCGATGGTGTCGTCCGTCGGTTTCCCGGAGGGGACCATTACCCAGACGACGCGCGGGACGGACAGTTTCCCCACCACTTCGTCCAAGGTGCGGGCCCCGGTCGCTCCCCCCGCTTCGGCGGCCCGAACCGCCTCCTCCTTCAAGTCGTAGAT
This is a stretch of genomic DNA from Deltaproteobacteria bacterium CG2_30_66_27. It encodes these proteins:
- a CDS encoding 6-phosphogluconate dehydrogenase (decarboxylating) — its product is MDIAMIGLGKMGANMTTRLLGKGHRVVIYDLKEEAVRAAEAGGATGARTLDEVVGKLSVPRVVWVMVPSGKPTDDTIAALADRLSPGDVVIDGGNSNYKDTMRRAAALKGKGLQFVDVGTSGGVWGVSEGYSMMVGGEEEAVKRIAPILESLAPATDKGWGRVGPSGAGHFVKMVHNGIEYGLMQAYAEGFELMRRKSGFGLDLGRIAEIWRHGSVVRSWLLDLTADALAKNPGLDGIAAYVPDSGEGRWTAIEAIETGVSLPVITMALQNRFRSREEAPFADKLLSAMRNEFGGHAVKGSK